The window GCTCGACACCTGTTCACGCCCGCAGCCTCACGACGCGCGCTTCGAAGCGGCCTTCGTCGCCTCCCTGACGAACGCGACGAAGCGCGCGGCTTTTTTGCCTCACTGCAGCCTCACTGCGCCGTTTGCTGCCGCTGATACTCGTGGTTCTTCATTTGCAGATAGTCCTGCCGATCCACTTCGTGCAGTTGCTGCGGATATTGTTCGGTCGCGTCGAACCAAGTCGCGAGGCGCTGAGCGAGTTGCTTGTCCGGCGGGCTTGCAAGTGAGCCGAGATATGCGTCAATCGCGAGGTAATAGCGCATCGTGTTGCGCTCGACGAGACCGCGCACGCCGCCGATATATTGCAGCTTCCCGCTCGACGGATCGCTCGTCGAAGTAAAGCCGACTTTGTCGGCGCCCAGAGTCGCGAGATAGGTTTTCATCGCGAGCCGCCCGGCAAGGCCGTAGCCATACGCGTAGGTCAGATGCAGGAACGTGCGGTTGCCGCTGATCGAAACGGCTTCGAGCACGATGCGGTAGTCCTTGGTGCTGAGCGGGCCGCTATCCGCGCTGAGCTCCACTTTGAAGTAGTCCGCGCTGCTTTCGACCGGGTGGTAGCTGAATTGCAATCGATAGGTGGACGGCAGCGCTTCTTCGACTTTCCTGCCGAGGTTCACGGTCAGCATGCTCGCGTTGTCGTTGCTCGATGCGTGGCAATACTTGATGTTCAAGTGCAGGATCAGTACGTCGCACCAGTTGCCGGGGCCGCGCACCGGATCGTCGAGCGCGCCGTTGACGGTCGCGAACGGATAGTCCATCACCGCGTAGATGTCGCCCTTGAGCCTCGACGGCGATTCTTCGGAAACGAGGGCCAGCTCGCGGTGAAACGGATTGTGCGCGAGCTGCTGCGTGAGGCTCTGGTAGGTGTCGCGCAGGCTCTGGGCGTCGTCGGCCGCGGCGGCGTTCGCGACGAGACCGTACCCGCAAAGGCACCACACCAGCAGCATGGCGAGCACCGCTGCCAGCTTGTGCCGTTTGGTGTGCCCGCTCGTTTTGCCTTCGCGAGCACGCGCTCCTGCCAGACCCGATCTCATCACGCCTCGCAATCGGCAGACTTGGCAAGCCGCCGCAGCGCTGCGTACTGCAACAGCATGATCGTCTTGCCGTCGACGATGTTGCCTTCGCGGATCATCGCGAGCGCGTCGTCGAGCGGCAATTCGATGACCTCGATATCTTCGCCCTCCGATTCGACCCCGCCGCCCGGTCCGACTTTCGAGGCCGACTCGTAGTCGGCGACAAAGAAGAACAGCTTTTCCGTGACCGAGCCAGGGCTCATGAACGCCTCGAAAACCTTCTTGACGTGCTGCACGTGATAGCCGGTTTCCTCTTCGACTTCGGTGCGGATGCGCTCTTCGGGGGACGCGTTGTCGAGCAGGCCGCCCGGCGCTTCGATCAGCATGCCGTCGTGGCCGTTGACGAACGCCGGAAAGCGAAACTGCCGGGTCAATACGACGGTGTCGCGCCGGCGGTCGTGCAGGAGGACGGTCGCGCCGTTGCCGCGATCGTAGGTCTCGCGCGACAGCCGCTGCCAGACGTTGTCGCGGCGCAGGAAGTCGAACGTGGTTTTCTTCAGGAGGTACCAGTCGTCGGAGAGCACTTGGGTTTCCAGGATGCGGACGCGGTCCGTGGTGGCCTTCGCGGGTTCATTCGCGTTTGCGTTCATGTGTCGGCTCCAGTTGCGGTGAGGCTGGCTCGATGATATCGTGCAAATTCGTGCAAAAACAAGATTTTTCGTGCAAACACTTTCATGCTCACCAGTCAACGAAAAAGCGAAATCCTTGCCATCCTCAAGCGCGACGGGCAGGTGCTCGCCAAAGCCTTGAGCGAATCGTTCGAGGTCTCCGAAGACACGATTCGCCGCGACCTGCGCGAGCTCGCGAGCGAGGGGCTGTTGCAAAGAGTGCATGGCGGCGCGCTGCCCGCGTCGCCGGCGACGGCGGATTTCGCGCATCGCCAGCCCATCGAATCGGCGACCAAGCGCGCGGTCGCGAAGGCGGCCGCCGGCATGATCGGCGAGGGGCAGGTCGTGATCGTCGACGGCGGCACCACGGCGATCGAACTCGTGCGGCAGTTGCCGCGCGAGCTGTCGGCAACGGTGGTCACGCATAGTCCGAACGTCGCGGTGGAGCTGGTCGAGCACCCCGGGATCGAGGTGATCGTGATCGGCGGCAGGCTCTTCAAGCATTCGATCGTGACGGTCGGCGCGGCCGCGATCGAGGCGCTTTCGCACATTCGCGCCGATGTGTTCTTCATGGGCGTCACGGGCGTGCATGCCACGGCGGGCTTGAGCACCGGCGATCTGGAGGAGGCGTATATGAAGCGCGCTTTGGCGGCTCACGCGGCGGAGACTGTTGTGCTGGCTTCGGCCGACAAGATCAACGCAGCGTCGCAATACCGGATCGGCGAGCTCGCGATGGCTAGCGCGATCATTGTCGAGAAGTCGACGGATGCTGCGCTGACCGAGCCGCTGGAGGCGGCGGGGGTGACGGTGGTGAGGGCGTAAGCGTTAAAGAAGCGCGGACAACGCTCCCATGTTGGCACGACGCATCGACCGGTTTAATCTCACGCGAACCGTCCCGATTCCCTCTGCGCCAACCGGAACCCCAAGTCATGACCGATCAAACTTCGACCATCGAAATCGAAACCGCACCGAACCCCGAATACGCCGTGATCCTGATGCACGGTCTCGGGGCCGACGCGAACGACTTCGTCCCGCTCGTTCCCGAGCTTCGCATCCCGGGTGCGCCGGGCGTGCGCTTCGTGTTTCCGAACGCGCCGGAGATCGCGGTCACCGCGAACGGCGGCTATGTGATGCGCGCGTGGTACGACATCTACGAATTCGGCGGCGTGACCCGCAAGGTCGACGAAGCGGGCATCGAGGCGTCCTGTGCAACGGTGCGCA is drawn from Trinickia violacea and contains these coding sequences:
- a CDS encoding NUDIX domain-containing protein, with translation MNANANEPAKATTDRVRILETQVLSDDWYLLKKTTFDFLRRDNVWQRLSRETYDRGNGATVLLHDRRRDTVVLTRQFRFPAFVNGHDGMLIEAPGGLLDNASPEERIRTEVEEETGYHVQHVKKVFEAFMSPGSVTEKLFFFVADYESASKVGPGGGVESEGEDIEVIELPLDDALAMIREGNIVDGKTIMLLQYAALRRLAKSADCEA
- a CDS encoding DeoR/GlpR family DNA-binding transcription regulator is translated as MLTSQRKSEILAILKRDGQVLAKALSESFEVSEDTIRRDLRELASEGLLQRVHGGALPASPATADFAHRQPIESATKRAVAKAAAGMIGEGQVVIVDGGTTAIELVRQLPRELSATVVTHSPNVAVELVEHPGIEVIVIGGRLFKHSIVTVGAAAIEALSHIRADVFFMGVTGVHATAGLSTGDLEEAYMKRALAAHAAETVVLASADKINAASQYRIGELAMASAIIVEKSTDAALTEPLEAAGVTVVRA